The Flavobacterium johnsoniae genomic sequence GGTAACGGACAAGTAATTCCTTTTACAAAAAACTAACTATAAAATCCTAGTAATATATAAACCCGATGGTATTTTTATCATCGGGTTTTCTTTTGTTTAATTTTTTTTGTTTCAAGTTTAAGGTTTCAAGTTTATCTCTTCAAGTTAGAAGAATAAAACCTCAGAACCTTAGTGACTTAGAATCTTAGTGTCTCCAAATAATAACTTTTCATTAAAAAAATGTTAGAATTTTAATTTTTTCTTTTGTGAATAAAAAAAAGATGTACTTTTGCACCGATGAATAAAATAAGTTTACATATAACTTCTTTGTCACGGACAAACTCACCGATTACTTCTCCCGAAGTACGGACACTAGCTCTATAGTGTTCACTGAGTTTTATAGCCGTATATTTATTTATTCATATCCATTTTTCATTTTGAAATCACATAATTTGTCCATTGGACAAACATATCCTAAAAGTATTTATTATTTTGTAAATTTTCTTGATCAAGCTTTTGATTTTGAGAATGTTACTTCTATTTTGCTTAATTTTATTGGATTCAATTCTGGATTTCAAACTAAACAATATGCTTTAATTTTTAACTCTAACTTCAATTATTGAAATGAAGATCTCTATTGTTGTTACCCAGGAAGAACACTTCAAATTCGCACAAGAAATCTGCGATACGATAGAATCATCTGCCTTGCTAAGAGGTACGGGGATTGCTAAAAGAACTCCTGAGTACATTCAGAAAAAAATGTCGAATGGTGATGCAATGATTGCTTTAGCTGATGGAAAGTTTGCTGGTTTTTGTTACATAGAAAGTTGGCAACATGGAAAATTTGTTGCTCATTCTGGATTAATTGTACATCCGGATTATAGAAGTCATGGTTTGGCAAAAAAAATAAAATCAAAAGTTTTTGATTATTCATTGAAAAGATTTCCAGATGCTAAAATCTTTGGTATTACAACTGGTTTAGCGGTTATGAAAATTAACTCTGAACTAGGCTATAAACCAGTTCCTTTCTCTGAATTAACAACCGATCCAAGCTTCTGGGCTGGCTGTAAAACGTGTACTAATTTTGAAATCCTACAAAGCAAACAAAACAAAATGTGCCTTTGTACTGGAATGTTATACGACCCAAAAGAAAAACAAAAAACACCGCCGAGACATCCTTTTAATGAGGCTGTTTTAAGCAGACTTAAAAAAATCAAACAGGCTTTATTCTTAAACAAAATATTGTCGCTTATTTTTTTATTCAAAATTTAATCAAAAAGAAATCTCAAACTGCTACATACGAAAGTATTAGCCTAAATTATAAAAAATGAAAAAAGTAGTATTAGCTTATAGCGGAGGATTAGATACCTCGTATTGTTTGAAATATTTAAAAAATGAAAAAGGATACGAAGTTCACACTGTTCTTGTAGACACAGGAGGATTTTCTGCTGAAGAATTAGTAGCTATTGAAAAAAGAGCTTATGAGTTAGGAAGTGCACAACACGCCAACTTAACGATTTTAGATAAATATTACGATAAAGCTATTAAATATCTGATTTTCGGAAACGTCTTAAAGAACAATACTTATCCATTAT encodes the following:
- a CDS encoding GNAT family N-acetyltransferase, giving the protein MKISIVVTQEEHFKFAQEICDTIESSALLRGTGIAKRTPEYIQKKMSNGDAMIALADGKFAGFCYIESWQHGKFVAHSGLIVHPDYRSHGLAKKIKSKVFDYSLKRFPDAKIFGITTGLAVMKINSELGYKPVPFSELTTDPSFWAGCKTCTNFEILQSKQNKMCLCTGMLYDPKEKQKTPPRHPFNEAVLSRLKKIKQALFLNKILSLIFLFKI